In a single window of the Thunnus thynnus chromosome 9, fThuThy2.1, whole genome shotgun sequence genome:
- the atoh8 gene encoding transcription factor atoh8 isoform X2, which yields MKNPHSLSNTWNRSNNKDPVLTPVPGTNKKFKRKSREPKRLFSSPEPDRMKTFPADMSDMDSVDDTQTELCNVSRLAPQQRQLMISQEADTAGILSGVPEGKVALSQSGAIDMRIGSNMPAVTSKRCKLPGSPFSNVEIAHWPAAISQPLSNRLKLGPRSTFPLSTSTSSSYSHQTFSLEPSLSGQTAPLPVPRASQTSQCHEHVELQESPRKRVGMSADEPGRLPEVKAIQQTRRLLANARERTRVHTISAAFEALRKQVPCYSYGQKLSKLAILRIACNYILSLAQLAELDYSSDHRSLSFSQCVEQCTRTLQAEGRSKKRKVGRMPEDV from the exons atgaagaaCCCTCATTCACTGAGTAATACCTGGAATAGATCAAATAACAAGGACCCAGTACTGACCCCTGTGCCAGGCACTAACAAGAAGTTCAAGAGAAAGTCACGTGAGCCTAAAAGGCTTTTTAGCAGCCCTGAGCCTGACAGGATGAAAACCTTCCCAGCAGACATGTCAGATATGGACTCAGTAGATGACACCCAGACAGAGCTTTGTAATGTCAGCAGGTTGGCTCCACAACAGAGACAGCTAATGATATCACAGGAGGCTGATACTGCAGGGATTCTGTCAGGAGTACCAGAAGGCAAGGTGGCTCTATCTCAGAGTGGTGCTATAGACATGAGGATTGGCAGTAACATGCCTGCCGTCACTTCCAAACGGTGCAAGTTACCTGGCTCACCATTCTCTAACGTGGAGATTGCCCACTGGCCTGCGGCAATCTCCCAGCCTCTATCCAACAGACTCAAACTGGGCCCCCGCTCCACTTTCCCCCTGTCAACGTCAACCAGCAGCAGCTACAGTCACCAGACCTTCTCCCTGGAGCCCTCTCTGTCAGGCCAAACGGCACCTCTACCTGTCCCCAGAGCCTCCCAGACTTCCCAGTGCCACGAACATGTGGAGCTTCAG GAGTCTCCCAGGAAGCGGGTTGGGATGAGTGCTGATGAACCTGGCCGTCTTCCGGAGGTCAAAGCCATACAGCAGACTAGGAGGCTTCTAGCCAACGCCCGGGAGAGGACCCGCGTTCATACCATCAGTGCTGCATTTGAGGCCCTAAGGAAGCAG gtgCCATGCTATTCCTACGGACAGAAGCTATCCAAGCTGGCTATACTACGCATAGCCTGCAACTACATCCTGTCTCTGGCTCAGTTGGCTGAGCTGGACTACAGTTCAGACCACAGAAGTCTGAGCTTTTCTCAGTGTGTGGAACAGTGTACCAGGACCCTGCAGGCCGAGGGCAGGAGCAAGAAGAGGAAG
- the atoh8 gene encoding transcription factor atoh8 isoform X1, producing MKNPHSLSNTWNRSNNKDPVLTPVPGTNKKFKRKSREPKRLFSSPEPDRMKTFPADMSDMDSVDDTQTELCNVSRLAPQQRQLMISQEADTAGILSGVPEGKVALSQSGAIDMRIGSNMPAVTSKRCKLPGSPFSNVEIAHWPAAISQPLSNRLKLGPRSTFPLSTSTSSSYSHQTFSLEPSLSGQTAPLPVPRASQTSQCHEHVELQVHSPKESPRKRVGMSADEPGRLPEVKAIQQTRRLLANARERTRVHTISAAFEALRKQVPCYSYGQKLSKLAILRIACNYILSLAQLAELDYSSDHRSLSFSQCVEQCTRTLQAEGRSKKRKVGRMPEDV from the exons atgaagaaCCCTCATTCACTGAGTAATACCTGGAATAGATCAAATAACAAGGACCCAGTACTGACCCCTGTGCCAGGCACTAACAAGAAGTTCAAGAGAAAGTCACGTGAGCCTAAAAGGCTTTTTAGCAGCCCTGAGCCTGACAGGATGAAAACCTTCCCAGCAGACATGTCAGATATGGACTCAGTAGATGACACCCAGACAGAGCTTTGTAATGTCAGCAGGTTGGCTCCACAACAGAGACAGCTAATGATATCACAGGAGGCTGATACTGCAGGGATTCTGTCAGGAGTACCAGAAGGCAAGGTGGCTCTATCTCAGAGTGGTGCTATAGACATGAGGATTGGCAGTAACATGCCTGCCGTCACTTCCAAACGGTGCAAGTTACCTGGCTCACCATTCTCTAACGTGGAGATTGCCCACTGGCCTGCGGCAATCTCCCAGCCTCTATCCAACAGACTCAAACTGGGCCCCCGCTCCACTTTCCCCCTGTCAACGTCAACCAGCAGCAGCTACAGTCACCAGACCTTCTCCCTGGAGCCCTCTCTGTCAGGCCAAACGGCACCTCTACCTGTCCCCAGAGCCTCCCAGACTTCCCAGTGCCACGAACATGTGGAGCTTCAGGTACATTCACCTAAG GAGTCTCCCAGGAAGCGGGTTGGGATGAGTGCTGATGAACCTGGCCGTCTTCCGGAGGTCAAAGCCATACAGCAGACTAGGAGGCTTCTAGCCAACGCCCGGGAGAGGACCCGCGTTCATACCATCAGTGCTGCATTTGAGGCCCTAAGGAAGCAG gtgCCATGCTATTCCTACGGACAGAAGCTATCCAAGCTGGCTATACTACGCATAGCCTGCAACTACATCCTGTCTCTGGCTCAGTTGGCTGAGCTGGACTACAGTTCAGACCACAGAAGTCTGAGCTTTTCTCAGTGTGTGGAACAGTGTACCAGGACCCTGCAGGCCGAGGGCAGGAGCAAGAAGAGGAAG